A region of Enoplosus armatus isolate fEnoArm2 chromosome 14, fEnoArm2.hap1, whole genome shotgun sequence DNA encodes the following proteins:
- the ap1m1 gene encoding AP-1 complex subunit mu-1 isoform X1 → MSASAVYVLDLKGKVLVCRNYRGDVDMSEIEHFMTLLMDKEEEGTLSPILAHGGVRFMWIKHNNLYLVATSKKNASVSLVFSFLYKIVQVFSEYFKELEEESIRDNFVIIYELMDELMDFGYPQTTDSKILQEYITQEGHKLDTGAPRPPATVTNAVSWRSEGIKYRKNEVFLDVIESVNLLVGTPCFRSAVSANGNVLRSEIVGSIKMRVFLSGMPELRLGLNDKVLFENTGRGKSKSVELEDVKFHQCVRLSRFENDRTISFIPPDGEFELMSYRLNTHVKPLIWIESVIEKHSHSRIEYMIKAKSQFKRRSTANNVEIHIPVPTDADSPKFKTTVGSVKWVPENSEIVWSIKSFPGGKEYLMRAHFGLPSVEAEDKEGKPPISVKFEIPYFTTSGIQVRYLKIIEKSGYQALPWVRYITQNGDYQLRTQ, encoded by the exons ATGTCTGCGAGCGCGGTGTATGTCTTGGATTTAAAAGGAAAG GTCCTGGTGTGCCGTAATTACCGGGGAGATGTGGACATGTCAGAGATTGAGCACTTCATGACACTTCTGatggacaaagaggaggaggggacgcTCTCTCCAATCCTGGCCCATGGAGGAGTCCGTTTCATGTGGATCAAACACAATAACCTCTACT TGGTTGCAACATCCAAGAAAAATGCTAGCGTCTCGCTTGTCTTCTCCTTCTTGTACAAAATCGTCCAG GTTTTTTCAGAGTACTTCAAAGAATTGGAGGAAGAGAGCATTCGAGATAACTTCGTCATCATATACGAGCTGATGGATGAGCTGATGGACTTTGGCTATCCTCAGACCACAGACAGCAAGATTCTGCAAGA ATACATAACCCAGGAGGGGCACAAGCTAGACACTGGCGCCCCGCGACCCCCCGCCACGGTCACCAATGCCGTCTCCTGGAGGTCAGAGGGCATCAAGTACAGGAAGAATGAGGTCTTCCTGGACGTCATTGAGTCAGTCAACCTCCTGGTAGGAACTCCTTGTTTTAGAAGTGCT GTTAGTGCCAATGGTAATGTTTTACGCAGTGAGATCGTTGGCTCCATCAAGATGCGAGTCTTCCTGTCTGGGATGCCTGAGTTGCGGCTGGGTCTTAACGACAAGGTTCTGTTTGAAAACACTGGAC GAGGGAAGAGTAAATCAGTAGAGCTAGAAGATGTCAAGTTTCACCAGTGCGTCCGTCTGTCTCGCTTCGAGAACGACCGCACCATCTCCTTCATTCCTCCCGATGGAGAGTTTGAGCTCATGTCCTACCGCCTCAACACTCAT GTGAAGCCCTTGATCTGGATTGAATCTGTTATTGAGAAGCACTCCCACAGTCGGATCGAGTACATGATCAAG GCAAAGAGTCAGTTCAAAAGGCGTTCCACAGCCAACAACGTGGAGATCCACATTCCTGTGCCAACGGACGCCGACTCACCCAAATTCAAGACCACAGTGGGTAGCGTGAAGTGGGTGCCTGAGAACAGCGAGATTGTCTGGTCTATCAAGTCCTTCCCT GGTGGAAAGGAGTACTTGATGCGAGCCCACTTCGGTCTTCCGAGTGTAGAGGCTGAAGACAAGGAGGGGAAGCCACCAATCAGTGTCAAGTTTGAGATCCCATACTTCACCACCTCTGGCATCCAG GTGCGTTACCTGAAGATCATTGAGAAGAGTGGCTATCAGGCCCTGCCGTGGGTGCGCTACATCACCCAAAATGGAG ATTACCAGCTCCGGACCCAGTAG
- the ap1m1 gene encoding AP-1 complex subunit mu-1 isoform X2: MSASAVYVLDLKGKVLVCRNYRGDVDMSEIEHFMTLLMDKEEEGTLSPILAHGGVRFMWIKHNNLYLVATSKKNASVSLVFSFLYKIVQVFSEYFKELEEESIRDNFVIIYELMDELMDFGYPQTTDSKILQEYITQEGHKLDTGAPRPPATVTNAVSWRSEGIKYRKNEVFLDVIESVNLLVSANGNVLRSEIVGSIKMRVFLSGMPELRLGLNDKVLFENTGRGKSKSVELEDVKFHQCVRLSRFENDRTISFIPPDGEFELMSYRLNTHVKPLIWIESVIEKHSHSRIEYMIKAKSQFKRRSTANNVEIHIPVPTDADSPKFKTTVGSVKWVPENSEIVWSIKSFPGGKEYLMRAHFGLPSVEAEDKEGKPPISVKFEIPYFTTSGIQVRYLKIIEKSGYQALPWVRYITQNGDYQLRTQ, translated from the exons ATGTCTGCGAGCGCGGTGTATGTCTTGGATTTAAAAGGAAAG GTCCTGGTGTGCCGTAATTACCGGGGAGATGTGGACATGTCAGAGATTGAGCACTTCATGACACTTCTGatggacaaagaggaggaggggacgcTCTCTCCAATCCTGGCCCATGGAGGAGTCCGTTTCATGTGGATCAAACACAATAACCTCTACT TGGTTGCAACATCCAAGAAAAATGCTAGCGTCTCGCTTGTCTTCTCCTTCTTGTACAAAATCGTCCAG GTTTTTTCAGAGTACTTCAAAGAATTGGAGGAAGAGAGCATTCGAGATAACTTCGTCATCATATACGAGCTGATGGATGAGCTGATGGACTTTGGCTATCCTCAGACCACAGACAGCAAGATTCTGCAAGA ATACATAACCCAGGAGGGGCACAAGCTAGACACTGGCGCCCCGCGACCCCCCGCCACGGTCACCAATGCCGTCTCCTGGAGGTCAGAGGGCATCAAGTACAGGAAGAATGAGGTCTTCCTGGACGTCATTGAGTCAGTCAACCTCCTG GTTAGTGCCAATGGTAATGTTTTACGCAGTGAGATCGTTGGCTCCATCAAGATGCGAGTCTTCCTGTCTGGGATGCCTGAGTTGCGGCTGGGTCTTAACGACAAGGTTCTGTTTGAAAACACTGGAC GAGGGAAGAGTAAATCAGTAGAGCTAGAAGATGTCAAGTTTCACCAGTGCGTCCGTCTGTCTCGCTTCGAGAACGACCGCACCATCTCCTTCATTCCTCCCGATGGAGAGTTTGAGCTCATGTCCTACCGCCTCAACACTCAT GTGAAGCCCTTGATCTGGATTGAATCTGTTATTGAGAAGCACTCCCACAGTCGGATCGAGTACATGATCAAG GCAAAGAGTCAGTTCAAAAGGCGTTCCACAGCCAACAACGTGGAGATCCACATTCCTGTGCCAACGGACGCCGACTCACCCAAATTCAAGACCACAGTGGGTAGCGTGAAGTGGGTGCCTGAGAACAGCGAGATTGTCTGGTCTATCAAGTCCTTCCCT GGTGGAAAGGAGTACTTGATGCGAGCCCACTTCGGTCTTCCGAGTGTAGAGGCTGAAGACAAGGAGGGGAAGCCACCAATCAGTGTCAAGTTTGAGATCCCATACTTCACCACCTCTGGCATCCAG GTGCGTTACCTGAAGATCATTGAGAAGAGTGGCTATCAGGCCCTGCCGTGGGTGCGCTACATCACCCAAAATGGAG ATTACCAGCTCCGGACCCAGTAG